Proteins from one Streptomyces genisteinicus genomic window:
- a CDS encoding quaternary amine ABC transporter ATP-binding protein gives MSTATAPAAPGAPNASEAAPPVFAVRDLWKVFGPKADRVPADPELAALDAAALRERTGCTAAVRDVSFDVRKGEVFVVMGLSGSGKSTLVRCLTRLIEPTSGTIAIDGEDVLSMDAGRLRELRRHRAAMVFQHFGLLPHRSVLDNIAYGLEIQGVGRAERRARAAEFVEKVGLAGLEHRRPGQLSGGQQQRVGLARALAVDPEVLLFDEPFSALDPLIRRDMQEEVVRLHREEGRTMVFITHDLSEALRLGDRIALMRDGRIVQLGTPEEIVGSPADDYVRDFVRDVPREQVMTVRAAMRPASAAETETGPALAPDATVHEAIEAVARTGESARVVEGGRCLGVVDHAGLLGVVAGVTPPARKAVA, from the coding sequence ATGAGTACCGCCACCGCACCCGCCGCACCCGGTGCGCCGAACGCCTCCGAGGCGGCGCCGCCCGTCTTCGCCGTGCGCGACCTGTGGAAGGTCTTCGGCCCGAAGGCCGACCGCGTCCCCGCCGACCCGGAGCTGGCCGCGCTCGACGCCGCCGCGCTCCGCGAGCGCACCGGCTGCACCGCCGCCGTGCGCGACGTCTCCTTCGACGTCCGCAAGGGCGAGGTCTTCGTCGTCATGGGCCTGTCGGGCTCCGGCAAGTCCACGCTCGTGCGCTGTCTGACCCGGCTCATCGAGCCGACCTCGGGCACGATCGCCATCGACGGCGAGGACGTGCTCTCCATGGACGCGGGCCGGCTGCGCGAACTGCGCCGCCACCGGGCCGCCATGGTCTTCCAGCACTTCGGCCTGCTGCCGCACCGCTCCGTCCTCGACAACATCGCCTACGGCCTGGAGATCCAGGGCGTCGGACGCGCCGAACGCCGGGCGCGGGCTGCCGAATTCGTGGAGAAGGTCGGTCTCGCGGGGCTGGAGCACCGCCGTCCCGGCCAGCTCTCCGGCGGCCAGCAGCAGCGCGTCGGCCTCGCCCGCGCGCTCGCCGTCGACCCCGAGGTGCTGCTGTTCGACGAGCCGTTCAGCGCGCTCGACCCGCTGATCAGGCGCGACATGCAGGAGGAGGTCGTCCGCCTCCACCGGGAGGAGGGCCGCACCATGGTCTTCATCACCCACGACCTGAGCGAGGCACTGCGCCTCGGCGACCGGATCGCGCTGATGCGCGACGGCCGGATCGTGCAGCTCGGCACCCCCGAGGAGATCGTCGGCTCCCCGGCCGACGACTACGTCCGCGACTTCGTCCGGGACGTGCCGCGCGAGCAGGTCATGACCGTGCGCGCAGCGATGCGCCCGGCGTCCGCCGCCGAGACGGAGACCGGCCCGGCCCTCGCGCCGGACGCCACCGTCCACGAGGCCATCGAGGCCGTCGCCCGCACCGGCGAGTCCGCCCGCGTCGTCGAGGGCGGCCGCTGCCTGGGCGTCGTCGACCACGCGGGGCTGCTGGGCGTGGTCGCCGGTGTCACGCCCCCGGCACGGAAGGCGGTGGCCTGA
- a CDS encoding ABC transporter substrate-binding protein translates to MARPRIAVLAAALGLVALTGCGAADMTKQASPYAAAQGARTVTLSVQSWVGAQANVAVAQYLLEKELGYRVDTVQIDEVPAWDALSQGRVDAILEDWGHPEQEQRYIEDKGTITRGGDLGVTGHIGWFVPTYFAEKHPDVTDWRNLDKYADELRTAESGGKGQLLDGSPSYVTNDKALVKNLDLDYQVVFAGSEAAQITQIQQFAKAEKPFLSYWYKPQWLFEKVPMTEVKLPEYTEGCDADPEKVACAYPHTPLQKFFNTRFADKGGDAAAFLKKFRWTEKEQNEVSLMIAEQKLSPEEAARKWVDANEPTWREWLP, encoded by the coding sequence ATGGCTCGCCCGCGTATCGCCGTCCTCGCCGCCGCCCTGGGCCTGGTCGCCCTGACCGGCTGCGGTGCGGCCGACATGACGAAGCAGGCGTCCCCGTACGCCGCCGCCCAGGGCGCCCGCACGGTCACCCTGTCCGTGCAGTCCTGGGTGGGCGCGCAGGCCAACGTCGCCGTCGCCCAGTACCTGCTGGAGAAGGAACTCGGCTACCGCGTCGACACCGTCCAGATCGACGAGGTCCCGGCCTGGGACGCCCTCAGCCAGGGCCGCGTGGACGCCATCCTGGAGGACTGGGGCCACCCCGAGCAGGAGCAGCGCTACATCGAGGACAAGGGCACCATCACCCGCGGCGGCGACCTCGGGGTCACCGGCCACATCGGGTGGTTCGTGCCGACGTACTTCGCCGAGAAGCACCCGGACGTCACCGACTGGAGGAACCTCGACAAGTACGCCGACGAACTCCGCACCGCGGAGAGCGGCGGCAAGGGCCAGCTGCTGGACGGCTCCCCGTCCTACGTCACCAACGACAAGGCGCTGGTGAAGAACCTGGACCTGGACTACCAGGTCGTGTTCGCCGGCTCAGAGGCGGCGCAGATCACCCAGATCCAGCAGTTCGCCAAGGCGGAGAAGCCGTTCCTCTCCTACTGGTACAAGCCCCAGTGGCTGTTCGAGAAGGTGCCCATGACGGAGGTGAAGCTCCCCGAGTACACCGAGGGCTGCGACGCCGACCCGGAGAAGGTGGCCTGCGCCTACCCGCACACCCCGCTCCAGAAGTTCTTCAACACCCGCTTCGCGGACAAGGGCGGCGACGCGGCCGCCTTCCTGAAGAAGTTCCGCTGGACGGAGAAGGAGCAGAACGAGGTCTCCCTGATGATCGCGGAGCAGAAGCTCTCGCCCGAGGAGGCCGCGAGGAAGTGGGTCGACGCGAACGAGCCGACCTGGCGGGAGTGGCTGCCGTAG
- a CDS encoding helix-turn-helix domain-containing protein, protein MDTPQISAPSRAPSRVPGRVTAFGVVHVHAIHTERFTIVGNHLAQHGELSLTAIGLAVHIQSLPDGAKVGIKTLSARFPESEARIAAALRELETHSYLRRFKERIPGGAVVTRTISYARPETVHESGPPQPVRPAEPIEPVAPGPVPSPVDPEPEPEPVPVPAPVESGPLPVPVPAAADPAPAPPPEPEAPRAGPPSAPPAPLPEPVAYDPDRLRVASGLLCALRRDDARLLLSEHEVRRLTPAVAAWLEREAGPDAVRLALTTGLPAALRRPAGLLAHRLATLAPPPLPAPAPPPLPMRNCDGCERGIRAPEGERCRDCRGTAARAA, encoded by the coding sequence ATGGATACCCCGCAGATTAGCGCGCCCTCGCGCGCCCCGTCCCGCGTTCCCGGGCGCGTCACCGCTTTCGGTGTCGTCCACGTCCACGCGATCCACACCGAGCGCTTCACGATCGTCGGCAACCACCTCGCCCAGCACGGCGAGTTGTCGCTCACCGCGATCGGGCTCGCCGTGCACATCCAGTCGCTCCCCGACGGCGCGAAGGTCGGCATCAAGACGCTCTCCGCCCGCTTCCCGGAGAGCGAGGCCCGGATCGCCGCCGCCTTGCGCGAACTGGAGACCCACAGCTACCTGCGGCGCTTCAAGGAGCGCATCCCCGGCGGCGCGGTCGTCACCCGCACGATCTCCTACGCCCGGCCGGAGACGGTGCACGAGTCGGGTCCACCGCAGCCGGTGCGGCCCGCCGAACCGATCGAGCCCGTCGCGCCCGGGCCCGTGCCCTCCCCCGTCGATCCCGAGCCCGAGCCGGAGCCGGTGCCGGTGCCCGCTCCCGTCGAGTCCGGTCCGCTGCCCGTCCCCGTACCGGCAGCCGCCGATCCCGCGCCCGCTCCGCCCCCGGAGCCCGAGGCTCCCCGGGCCGGGCCCCCGTCCGCACCCCCGGCCCCGCTCCCGGAACCCGTCGCGTACGACCCGGACCGTCTCCGCGTCGCCTCCGGCCTGCTCTGCGCACTGCGCCGCGACGACGCCCGTCTGCTGCTCTCCGAGCACGAGGTGCGCCGCCTGACCCCGGCCGTCGCGGCCTGGCTCGAACGCGAGGCCGGTCCCGACGCCGTCCGCCTCGCGCTCACCACCGGCCTGCCCGCCGCCCTCAGACGCCCCGCCGGACTCCTCGCCCACCGGCTCGCCACCCTCGCGCCGCCGCCACTTCCGGCACCGGCGCCCCCACCCCTCCCGATGCGGAACTGCGACGGCTGCGAACGCGGCATCCGCGCCCCGGAGGGAGAACGGTGCCGTGACTGCCGGGGCACGGCGGCGAGGGCCGCCTAG
- a CDS encoding ABC transporter permease subunit has product MTATATPATTPAAGASAADAPESAHAPDSAAATSPAAAAPSGSARTFLARHRSRLIAAGTAVLLLLGAFLLGGGTWPGRMAVDLSGPLGDTSDWIIDNRDSHPLFLHVLGHVSNAVVLSVRAVYLVLLAAGWAGVTAAAGVIAWRVAGVRLALGSVAAFAACGLLGMWVPTMQTLALMVVAVAASVLLGGLLGLAAGLSDRMHRVLRPVLDTMQVLPAFAYLLPVVLVFGIGVPAAVLATVVYAAPPMARLTALGLRGADAGVMEAAASLGATARQRLLTARLPLARKELLLGLNQSIMMALSMAVIASVIGAGGLGDRVYQALASVDVGAALAAGVPIVLLAVVLDRVTAAAGARLGDAPARGARLGWAIAAAVTAAAALAGRFTGRLGWPDAWTLDVAEPVNRAVDWMTAHLYTGVPVIGGTADWAAHFTTWVLDPVRSGLTWLPWWAVLLLVGALALIIGTWRTAATAVLAMAGIGVLGVWEPALDTLSQVLAAVAVTLVIGFATGIAAARSARLNRALRPVLDVFQTMPQFVYLIPVVALFGVGRAPAVAAAVVYALPAVVRITAQGMAAVDPAAVEAARSLGATGRQQLLQVQLPLARPALLLAVNQGVVLVLAVVVIGGLVGGGALGYDVVFGLAQGDLATGLVAGAAIVCLGLMLDRVTQPTERRATAGKGA; this is encoded by the coding sequence ATGACCGCCACCGCCACCCCCGCCACCACCCCCGCGGCGGGCGCCTCCGCAGCGGACGCCCCCGAGTCCGCGCACGCCCCCGACTCCGCGGCCGCGACGTCCCCCGCGGCCGCGGCGCCCTCCGGGTCCGCCCGCACCTTCCTCGCACGCCACCGCTCACGGCTGATCGCCGCCGGTACGGCCGTGCTGCTCCTCCTCGGCGCCTTCCTCCTCGGCGGCGGCACCTGGCCCGGCCGGATGGCCGTCGACCTCTCCGGACCGCTCGGCGACACCAGCGACTGGATCATCGACAACCGGGACAGCCACCCCCTCTTCCTCCACGTCCTCGGCCACGTCAGCAACGCCGTCGTGCTCTCGGTGCGCGCGGTGTACCTGGTGCTGCTCGCCGCCGGCTGGGCCGGTGTCACCGCGGCCGCCGGCGTGATCGCCTGGCGCGTCGCGGGCGTCCGCCTCGCGCTCGGCTCCGTCGCCGCGTTCGCCGCCTGCGGGCTCCTCGGCATGTGGGTGCCCACCATGCAGACGCTGGCCCTGATGGTCGTCGCCGTGGCCGCGTCCGTGCTGCTCGGCGGCCTCCTCGGCCTCGCCGCGGGCCTCTCCGACCGCATGCACCGCGTGCTGCGCCCCGTCCTCGACACCATGCAGGTGCTCCCGGCCTTCGCGTACCTGCTGCCGGTCGTCCTCGTCTTCGGCATCGGCGTGCCCGCCGCCGTCCTCGCGACCGTCGTCTACGCGGCCCCGCCCATGGCCCGCCTGACCGCGCTCGGACTGCGCGGCGCGGACGCCGGGGTGATGGAGGCCGCGGCCTCGCTCGGCGCGACCGCCCGGCAGCGGCTGCTGACCGCCCGGCTGCCGCTCGCCCGCAAGGAACTCCTCCTCGGGCTCAACCAGTCGATCATGATGGCGCTCTCCATGGCCGTCATCGCGTCCGTGATCGGGGCGGGCGGCCTCGGCGACCGCGTCTACCAGGCGCTCGCCTCCGTCGACGTCGGCGCCGCGCTCGCCGCGGGCGTCCCGATCGTGCTGCTCGCCGTCGTCCTCGACCGCGTCACCGCGGCCGCCGGCGCCCGCCTCGGCGACGCCCCCGCCCGCGGCGCCCGCCTCGGCTGGGCGATCGCCGCGGCCGTCACCGCCGCCGCCGCGCTGGCGGGCCGGTTCACCGGCCGGCTCGGCTGGCCCGACGCCTGGACGCTGGACGTCGCCGAGCCCGTCAACCGGGCCGTCGACTGGATGACCGCCCACCTCTACACCGGCGTCCCCGTCATCGGCGGCACCGCCGACTGGGCCGCCCACTTCACCACCTGGGTCCTCGACCCGGTGCGCTCCGGCCTGACCTGGCTGCCCTGGTGGGCCGTTCTCCTCCTGGTCGGCGCGCTCGCCCTGATCATCGGCACCTGGCGCACGGCCGCGACCGCCGTCCTCGCGATGGCCGGGATCGGGGTCCTCGGCGTGTGGGAGCCGGCGCTCGACACGCTGTCGCAGGTGCTGGCCGCCGTCGCGGTCACCCTCGTCATCGGGTTCGCCACCGGCATCGCCGCGGCCCGCAGCGCACGGCTGAACCGTGCGCTCCGCCCGGTGCTGGACGTCTTCCAGACGATGCCGCAGTTCGTGTATCTGATCCCGGTGGTCGCCCTCTTCGGAGTCGGCCGGGCCCCGGCGGTCGCCGCCGCCGTGGTGTACGCGCTGCCCGCCGTCGTCCGCATCACCGCGCAGGGCATGGCGGCCGTGGACCCGGCCGCCGTGGAGGCCGCGCGCTCGCTGGGCGCGACCGGCCGCCAGCAGCTCCTCCAGGTCCAACTGCCGCTCGCCCGGCCCGCGCTGCTGCTCGCGGTGAACCAGGGCGTGGTCCTGGTGCTCGCCGTGGTCGTCATCGGCGGCCTGGTGGGCGGTGGCGCGCTCGGCTACGACGTCGTCTTCGGCCTCGCCCAGGGCGACCTGGCGACCGGGCTGGTCGCGGGCGCCGCGATCGTCTGCCTCGGGCTGATGCTCGACCGCGTCACCCAGCCGACGGAACGCCGTGCCACCGCAGGAAAGGGGGCCTGA
- a CDS encoding Uma2 family endonuclease, whose amino-acid sequence MGDALPGTFEVTGEGIVHDRRRPARPHELTVLRVRRRLEQVLPEGLVAHTGTPDVEHAGEGVMRHPDVMVIAEADMEGEGSFDPHTVLAAIEVVSRSNPDNDWVGKMRDYPLLGIPVYAVFDPRTGSGAVLGDIHTTPSGPRYATRREFVYGEKVTLGDWTIPTEGLPLYAD is encoded by the coding sequence ATGGGCGACGCACTCCCCGGCACGTTCGAGGTCACCGGCGAGGGCATCGTCCACGACCGGAGGAGACCCGCACGGCCGCACGAGCTCACCGTGCTGCGCGTCCGCCGGCGCCTCGAACAGGTCCTCCCGGAGGGGCTGGTGGCGCACACCGGCACGCCCGATGTGGAGCACGCCGGCGAAGGCGTCATGCGCCACCCGGACGTGATGGTCATCGCCGAGGCCGACATGGAGGGCGAGGGCTCCTTCGACCCGCACACCGTGCTCGCCGCGATCGAGGTCGTCTCCCGCTCCAACCCGGACAACGACTGGGTGGGCAAGATGCGCGACTATCCCCTGCTCGGCATCCCGGTCTACGCGGTCTTCGATCCCCGCACGGGCTCCGGCGCGGTGCTGGGCGACATCCACACCACCCCGTCGGGCCCGCGCTACGCCACCCGTCGGGAGTTCGTGTACGGCGAGAAGGTCACCCTCGGCGACTGGACGATCCCGACCGAGGGGCTGCCGCTGTACGCGGACTGA
- a CDS encoding DUF397 domain-containing protein translates to MSADDLTWFKSSYSSDSGDSCVEVATAPDAVRVRDSKLESSPLLSVTPAGWAGFVAYAADA, encoded by the coding sequence ATGAGCGCGGATGACCTCACCTGGTTCAAGAGCAGCTACAGCAGCGATTCCGGCGACAGTTGCGTCGAGGTGGCGACGGCTCCCGACGCTGTGCGCGTCCGGGACTCCAAGCTGGAGAGCAGTCCTCTTCTCTCCGTCACGCCCGCTGGGTGGGCGGGGTTCGTGGCGTATGCGGCGGACGCCTGA
- a CDS encoding DUF397 domain-containing protein, producing the protein MSADDLTWFKSSYSSSSGDSCVEVATAPDAVRVRDSKLESSPVFAVPRSAWAGFVAYAADA; encoded by the coding sequence ATGAGCGCGGATGACCTCACCTGGTTCAAGAGCAGCTACAGCAGCAGCTCCGGCGACAGTTGCGTCGAGGTGGCGACGGCTCCCGACGCGGTTCGCGTCCGGGACTCCAAGCTGGAGAGCAGTCCTGTGTTCGCCGTCCCGCGCTCCGCGTGGGCGGGGTTCGTGGCGTATGCGGCGGACGCCTGA